The following coding sequences lie in one Candidatus Nitrospira allomarina genomic window:
- a CDS encoding FAD-dependent oxidoreductase → MTHHILILSGNLPGLLAAYRLIPYGFRITILEDDNPVSPAPSSPPFAKSIEPDHPPSLQRLTTQPSPLIIPRYYHATWGLFQELAFEHAAQCIQPVDLEFGTSEGQPLTLSNAKGIATLHPMIRLAGFRALPWSDRWHLINFLEKKWEEPRSPDHHPDMLTVESWLISAQQSALARQRIWNPFCRLFLGCDVTQASLGYFLEVLSRFWLSKPNGPETFLASPDMQSHLQQKLRHVLIEKGVTFYPSNAITAIHADTERIQVIGLATGERLNADIYVSPLSPPELLRLLPERAPARFSCFSHLAQLQESSGTLVRLTLNDTLLPPRLILNTGVFDWVTSQAVQHTDGAKTSITGFNLSPPQSSGHTDDWLKETVWPHIKKILQISPEQSIPSGEPSVTQSAYPYLPCLTGYRTFRPLPNTPIPNLFLAGPWTATPLPPSLESTVLSAYACARAVTEWVQASSH, encoded by the coding sequence GTGACACACCACATTCTGATACTGAGCGGAAATCTGCCAGGATTACTCGCGGCTTATCGGCTCATTCCCTACGGATTCCGGATCACCATTCTCGAAGACGACAACCCTGTCTCTCCGGCACCATCATCTCCCCCATTTGCAAAATCGATAGAACCGGATCATCCACCATCCCTGCAACGCCTCACGACGCAGCCCTCCCCACTCATTATCCCACGGTATTACCATGCCACATGGGGACTTTTTCAGGAACTGGCCTTTGAGCACGCAGCCCAATGCATTCAACCGGTGGACCTGGAATTTGGGACATCCGAAGGTCAACCACTCACCCTCTCCAACGCGAAGGGCATTGCGACACTTCACCCCATGATCCGACTCGCCGGATTTCGTGCTCTTCCCTGGTCAGATCGCTGGCACTTGATTAATTTTTTAGAAAAAAAATGGGAAGAACCCCGTTCCCCGGATCACCACCCTGACATGCTCACCGTTGAATCCTGGCTGATTTCCGCTCAACAATCGGCTCTTGCACGACAACGTATCTGGAATCCATTCTGTCGATTGTTTTTAGGATGTGATGTGACCCAGGCATCACTGGGGTATTTTCTGGAAGTACTTTCTCGATTCTGGTTATCCAAACCAAATGGACCAGAAACATTCTTAGCCTCACCTGACATGCAGAGCCATCTTCAACAAAAACTCAGACATGTCCTAATAGAAAAAGGGGTCACGTTTTATCCTTCAAACGCCATCACCGCTATCCATGCCGACACCGAGCGGATTCAAGTCATTGGCCTGGCTACAGGCGAACGCCTCAACGCCGACATCTACGTCTCGCCCCTTTCCCCTCCAGAGCTTCTTCGACTCCTGCCGGAAAGAGCCCCGGCTCGCTTTTCGTGTTTTTCCCATTTGGCTCAACTGCAAGAATCATCAGGAACACTTGTCCGATTGACCCTTAACGACACACTTCTTCCTCCTCGGCTTATCCTTAATACCGGTGTATTTGATTGGGTTACCAGCCAGGCAGTTCAGCATACTGATGGCGCCAAAACGTCTATCACGGGCTTCAACCTTTCCCCTCCGCAATCCTCAGGACATACCGACGACTGGCTGAAAGAAACGGTCTGGCCTCATATCAAAAAAATACTTCAAATCTCTCCTGAGCAATCAATCCCGTCCGGTGAGCCATCCGTCACGCAATCAGCTTACCCATATCTTCCTTGCCTGACTGGTTACCGCACCTTTCGCCCTCTGCCCAACACACCCATTCCCAATCTTTTTCTTGCCGGCCCCTGGACGGCCACCCCACTCCCCCCTTCTCTGGAAAGCACGGTCCTGAGTGCCTATGCCTGTGCCAGGGCTGTGACTGAATGGGTCCAGGCGTCTTCACATTGA
- a CDS encoding uracil-DNA glycosylase, whose protein sequence is MDLHELKSSLHDCRRCGLCSGRTQVVFGTGHPQADIMFVGEAPGFYEDRQGEPFVGAAGKLLNELLESIGLSRGDIFIANVIKCRPPNNRDPLPEEIETCKPFLLQQIELIKPKLVCTLGNFATQTLLERKVGITKVRGQVIRMPNFIVFPLLHPAAALHQGNLRIPLKEDFQKLKTVLEEMSKTPTLPQTASPPTLPPSKASSKEETSAEPPTQMSLF, encoded by the coding sequence ATGGATCTTCATGAACTCAAATCATCCCTGCACGACTGCCGACGATGTGGATTGTGTTCAGGACGCACGCAGGTCGTGTTTGGGACAGGGCATCCTCAGGCTGACATCATGTTTGTCGGAGAAGCCCCGGGCTTTTATGAAGACCGGCAGGGAGAGCCTTTTGTCGGGGCGGCAGGAAAATTACTCAACGAGTTACTGGAATCTATCGGGCTCAGTCGGGGGGATATTTTTATTGCCAACGTCATTAAATGCCGGCCACCCAACAATCGAGATCCTCTTCCAGAGGAAATCGAGACATGCAAACCGTTTCTGCTTCAACAAATCGAACTCATCAAACCTAAATTGGTTTGCACTTTAGGAAACTTTGCCACACAGACGTTATTGGAAAGAAAAGTCGGTATCACCAAAGTGCGTGGGCAGGTCATCCGAATGCCCAACTTCATCGTCTTCCCACTGCTTCATCCGGCAGCCGCACTCCACCAGGGAAATCTGCGAATTCCTCTCAAGGAAGATTTCCAGAAACTGAAGACGGTTCTGGAAGAAATGAGCAAAACTCCCACCCTCCCGCAAACCGCGTCACCGCCAACCCTTCCCCCATCAAAAGCCTCCTCCAAAGAAGAGACCTCAGCCGAGCCTCCTACACAAATGAGCCTGTTCTAG
- a CDS encoding isoprenyl transferase, with protein sequence MDEFHSVEARQVAEGELLDQLDLTSLPRHIAIIMDGNGRWAAQRGLPRIAGHKEGLRALQDVLEIGHELTIPYITIYAFSQENWKRPHSEIRLLMGLLEQYLHQERQRFQERQVRFLPIGRLEQLPPSVRSLALEVAEETRHLTQRTLAVALSYGGRTEIVDAVRKVAIEVQMGSLTPDQIDESLFEQYLGTWGLPDPDLLIRTSGEARISNFLPWQIAYTELYFTKTLWPDFRRVETLLALLDYQKRERRFGRITQTVSP encoded by the coding sequence ATGGATGAATTTCACTCGGTGGAAGCAAGACAAGTTGCTGAAGGCGAATTGCTGGATCAACTTGACCTCACATCCCTCCCCAGACATATCGCAATCATTATGGATGGCAATGGCCGATGGGCCGCTCAACGCGGGTTGCCTCGAATTGCCGGTCACAAAGAAGGTCTCCGGGCGCTTCAAGATGTTCTGGAAATTGGGCATGAACTCACGATTCCTTATATCACCATCTATGCATTTTCGCAGGAAAATTGGAAACGGCCTCATTCCGAAATTCGACTGCTTATGGGGTTACTCGAGCAGTACCTGCATCAAGAACGCCAACGGTTTCAGGAGCGCCAGGTACGATTTCTGCCAATTGGACGACTGGAACAACTACCCCCTTCCGTCCGTTCGCTGGCCTTAGAGGTGGCAGAGGAAACCCGCCATCTGACTCAGCGGACGCTGGCGGTCGCCCTCAGCTATGGGGGACGAACCGAGATTGTCGATGCCGTGCGGAAAGTCGCAATCGAGGTTCAGATGGGATCGCTCACACCAGACCAAATTGATGAATCCTTGTTTGAACAATATCTCGGCACATGGGGTCTGCCGGATCCAGATTTGCTCATCCGTACATCTGGAGAGGCGCGAATCAGCAATTTCCTTCCCTGGCAAATTGCCTACACCGAACTCTATTTCACCAAAACCCTGTGGCCTGATTTTCGTCGCGTTGAGACTCTTCTCGCCTTACTCGATTATCAAAAACGGGAGCGTCGTTTTGGCCGAATCACTCAAACCGTTTCGCCATAA
- a CDS encoding SH3 domain-containing protein produces MKDYRDFPTLQILKEIENSPTMRLMRALENFPAMKMLRKLEESSAMASIRRLEDSSSMRAIRQLENSSVMLAMRELEDSPANAALKKLEESPAMEAIRNLRDSPALSAIRAIQNLPVMRAFSEVADRLAYAYGPLTLRNAYNEIIRSYEQTTATSSIDPFEAVFADVQKQADQSPAEALSAEFFLSLVFAFFLFSLSQMEASDSEDRIIRQIKDLEDRIVQQLETLQGSEQNDTFYVVERPLNLRAGAGKMHEVREVLPSNLKVRATDRQAHWVKVEYYDYLERKIKTGWVDERYLVLIGSRK; encoded by the coding sequence ATGAAAGATTATAGGGATTTTCCAACGCTGCAAATTCTAAAAGAGATAGAAAACTCGCCTACTATGAGATTGATGCGTGCTTTGGAAAATTTTCCTGCCATGAAGATGCTCCGGAAACTTGAGGAATCCAGCGCAATGGCATCAATCAGGCGGCTGGAGGATTCGTCGTCTATGCGGGCTATCCGCCAGCTTGAGAATTCTTCGGTAATGCTGGCTATGCGTGAACTTGAGGACTCACCAGCCAACGCTGCGTTAAAGAAACTTGAAGAGTCCCCAGCCATGGAGGCGATTAGGAACCTTCGGGATTCTCCGGCATTAAGCGCTATTCGTGCAATCCAAAACTTGCCGGTCATGCGAGCGTTCTCGGAAGTGGCAGATCGATTGGCGTATGCCTACGGTCCGCTCACCCTCAGAAATGCATATAACGAAATTATTAGGAGCTATGAACAAACCACTGCTACGTCTTCAATAGACCCCTTTGAGGCTGTATTCGCAGACGTTCAGAAACAAGCAGATCAGTCTCCTGCAGAAGCCTTAAGTGCTGAGTTCTTTCTGAGTTTAGTATTTGCGTTTTTCTTGTTTTCATTATCTCAAATGGAAGCTTCTGACTCAGAAGATCGCATAATTCGTCAGATTAAAGATTTGGAGGATCGGATTGTTCAGCAGTTGGAAACCCTGCAGGGCAGTGAGCAAAACGACACTTTTTATGTTGTTGAACGACCTCTGAATTTAAGAGCGGGTGCTGGGAAAATGCACGAAGTGAGGGAGGTTTTACCTTCCAATTTAAAAGTGCGTGCAACTGACAGACAGGCGCACTGGGTTAAAGTGGAATACTACGACTATCTAGAGCGAAAAATAAAAACAGGCTGGGTGGATGAAAGGTATTTGGTGCTGATAGGTTCCCGCAAATGA
- a CDS encoding 1-deoxy-D-xylulose-5-phosphate reductoisomerase yields MKHIVILGSTGSIGNSTLDVISRFPDEFQVVGLAAGSNDQALEEQIRIFKPEVVALSSPDAANRLRTRMGRTSTEILDGEQGLCAVASASKGDLVISAIVGGAGLKPTLTAIQAGRQVALANKEPMVMAGRLMQLEAHKHGVTIFPIDSEHSAIFQSMEGHRKIDIRRIVLTASGGPFWDWPINDLEHVTPEQAMQHPNWKMGAKITTDSATLMNKGLEVIEARWLFDIPHDQIDVVIHRESIIHSLVEYCDGSVIAQLGHPDMRTPISYALKYPERIPLNPPLLDLGKIGKFTFYPTDSKKFPCLQLAYDALAGADGLPPALNAANEIAVDAFLKERIAFLDIPRVIQETMNAYIATPVTSIEDALEVDQWARRTATEMMKACSSSPI; encoded by the coding sequence GTGAAACACATCGTCATCTTAGGATCTACCGGATCGATTGGGAACAGTACATTGGATGTGATCTCCAGATTCCCTGATGAATTTCAAGTAGTCGGCTTAGCCGCAGGATCAAATGATCAGGCTCTTGAGGAACAGATCCGCATCTTCAAGCCAGAAGTGGTTGCGCTCTCCTCCCCGGATGCTGCCAATCGATTGCGAACACGGATGGGACGCACGTCCACGGAAATTTTGGACGGAGAGCAGGGGCTCTGCGCCGTCGCCAGTGCATCGAAAGGTGACTTAGTGATTTCTGCGATCGTCGGCGGAGCAGGACTCAAGCCAACCTTGACAGCCATTCAAGCAGGCCGGCAGGTTGCGCTTGCCAACAAAGAGCCGATGGTCATGGCAGGCCGGTTAATGCAATTGGAAGCCCACAAACATGGCGTCACCATTTTTCCCATCGATAGTGAGCATAGCGCCATTTTCCAATCGATGGAAGGACACCGAAAGATAGATATTCGCCGGATCGTGTTAACCGCTTCCGGCGGGCCATTTTGGGATTGGCCAATCAATGACCTGGAACACGTGACCCCCGAACAAGCCATGCAACATCCAAATTGGAAAATGGGTGCTAAAATCACCACCGACTCAGCCACCTTGATGAATAAAGGCCTGGAGGTGATTGAAGCCCGATGGCTCTTTGATATCCCTCACGATCAAATCGATGTCGTCATTCACCGAGAAAGTATTATCCACTCTTTGGTAGAATATTGTGATGGGTCAGTCATCGCACAATTAGGACACCCGGACATGCGAACACCAATTTCCTATGCTCTTAAATACCCGGAACGCATTCCTTTGAATCCTCCACTCCTGGATTTAGGAAAAATTGGGAAATTTACGTTTTATCCAACTGATTCGAAAAAATTTCCCTGTCTCCAGTTAGCCTATGACGCACTGGCAGGAGCGGACGGACTCCCACCCGCATTAAACGCCGCAAATGAAATCGCCGTTGATGCCTTCCTGAAGGAACGAATTGCCTTTTTGGATATTCCCAGAGTCATTCAGGAAACAATGAATGCCTATATTGCGACTCCCGTTACATCCATTGAAGATGCCCTGGAGGTAGACCAATGGGCCCGACGCACAGCCACAGAAATGATGAAAGCCTGTTCCTCTTCACCAATATAA
- a CDS encoding lysophospholipid acyltransferase family protein — translation MGHRSSSIRFLMAKEIYAQLHIRWVFHAFGCIPVKRGKRDIRAIRTMLDGLAAQEVIGLFPEGGLDWRHRLDAGHLGVGYLAIKSGAPVIPASIVWDGPPFRRDDA, via the coding sequence ATGGGCCACCGCAGCTCGTCTATCCGGTTTTTAATGGCGAAAGAGATTTATGCTCAGTTACACATCCGTTGGGTGTTTCACGCGTTTGGGTGTATTCCGGTAAAAAGAGGCAAGCGGGATATCCGGGCGATTCGCACGATGTTAGATGGTTTGGCAGCGCAGGAGGTGATCGGCCTTTTTCCGGAAGGCGGATTGGATTGGCGGCATCGTTTAGATGCGGGGCATTTGGGTGTTGGCTATTTGGCGATCAAATCAGGTGCGCCTGTGATCCCGGCGTCTATTGTTTGGGACGGCCCCCCTTTTCGTAGAGACGATGCTTAA
- the tldD gene encoding metalloprotease TldD, with product MVPSLSDFALQEKDVLQALNKATARGVDYVDMYVESCVTDSVSMEESLVKRAVKSISQGAGVRAVAGERTGFAYSDDLSVRDLEIAADTARYIADSPQGDNPIAVTHRSQPSQNLYPLSQPLTDITTEARVDLLNKIDVEARRYDPRITKVMASFNTEQKIFLVINSQGQLVGDVQPLSRLQISCIAEDGANRQVGSFGGGGRVGFAFYLEQNRAMEFAREAARQAIVNLGAVEAPAGTMPVVLGGGWPGILLHEAIGHGLEADFNRRKTSAFSDLVGKSVASELCTIVDDGTLPFRRGSMNIDDEGTPTSRTMLIEKGVLRGYITDRLNARLMGIPLTGNGRREDFRSIILPRMTNTFMLAGESDPQDIIRSVKNGLYAVSFGGGQVDITSGKFVFSASEAYLIEDGKVTKPVKGATLIGNGPDVLKKVSMVGHDMKLDEGIGTCGKDGQSVPVGVGLPTIKIDEMIVGGTAMG from the coding sequence ATGGTACCCAGCCTTTCAGATTTTGCCCTCCAAGAAAAGGATGTCCTCCAGGCCTTAAATAAGGCCACTGCTCGTGGAGTGGATTACGTGGACATGTATGTCGAGTCCTGCGTGACCGATTCCGTCTCTATGGAGGAAAGCCTGGTCAAGCGCGCAGTCAAAAGTATTTCCCAGGGGGCGGGAGTTCGAGCGGTGGCGGGAGAACGAACCGGGTTTGCCTATTCAGATGATCTATCTGTACGAGACCTGGAAATAGCCGCTGATACCGCACGGTATATTGCTGATTCTCCCCAAGGGGACAACCCCATAGCCGTCACTCATCGTTCTCAGCCCTCCCAAAATCTCTATCCGTTGTCTCAGCCGCTCACCGACATTACAACCGAAGCTAGGGTTGATTTACTGAATAAAATTGACGTGGAAGCCAGGCGTTATGATCCGCGAATTACCAAGGTCATGGCGTCTTTTAACACGGAACAGAAAATATTCTTAGTCATCAACTCCCAAGGGCAACTGGTGGGGGATGTGCAGCCTCTCTCTCGTCTTCAAATTAGCTGTATTGCCGAAGATGGAGCCAATCGCCAGGTTGGCTCATTTGGAGGTGGGGGGCGGGTCGGATTTGCCTTTTACCTGGAGCAGAACCGCGCGATGGAGTTTGCCCGAGAAGCTGCACGTCAGGCGATTGTAAATCTGGGCGCGGTTGAAGCTCCGGCCGGCACCATGCCGGTTGTGTTAGGTGGGGGATGGCCGGGTATTCTGCTTCACGAAGCCATCGGACATGGGTTGGAAGCGGATTTTAATCGTCGCAAAACCTCAGCCTTTAGTGATTTAGTCGGGAAATCCGTCGCATCCGAATTATGCACCATCGTGGATGATGGAACGCTCCCATTTCGGCGTGGTTCGATGAACATCGATGATGAGGGGACGCCGACGTCACGAACCATGTTGATTGAAAAAGGTGTGTTGCGCGGCTATATCACGGACCGCCTCAATGCCCGTTTGATGGGTATCCCGTTAACAGGAAATGGAAGACGGGAGGATTTCCGGAGTATTATCCTTCCACGTATGACGAATACCTTTATGTTAGCAGGGGAATCCGATCCGCAGGATATCATTCGGTCGGTGAAAAACGGTTTGTATGCGGTGTCGTTTGGGGGTGGGCAGGTTGATATCACCAGTGGAAAATTCGTCTTTTCAGCCAGCGAAGCCTATCTGATCGAAGATGGGAAGGTGACCAAACCGGTCAAGGGAGCGACGTTGATTGGGAACGGTCCTGATGTGCTCAAGAAAGTTTCGATGGTTGGACATGATATGAAATTAGATGAAGGAATTGGGACCTGTGGAAAAGATGGACAATCGGTTCCCGTCGGCGTGGGACTTCCTACCATTAAAATCGATGAAATGATCGTCGGTGGCACGGCGATGGGCTGA
- a CDS encoding phosphatidate cytidylyltransferase produces the protein MDPRRLYSAIVFIPLLYAGIRYSPPWLLSLLIGTASLLALWEFLTLYFGPTGTLGSKIISCLGGAILLVAMYTGYSQALNLWLLGIVMIVLTGFFIAPTAMRQRLPLWTAYPFGILYVVVLLGHFILLRQLPHGIALIFFVLAITWLADTGGFVVGLSLGRHALAPALSPKKTIEGLIGGVLFSLLGGLISHFWFLPFFSLGECAILGMGMAIIGALGDLAESAIKRSVSVKDSGTIIPGHGGVLDRVDSLLFTGPAFYYYALFTGPT, from the coding sequence ATGGATCCCCGTCGACTGTACTCAGCCATCGTATTTATTCCTTTGCTCTATGCGGGAATACGCTATTCTCCACCTTGGCTGCTTTCTCTCCTGATTGGCACAGCTTCTCTCCTCGCATTATGGGAATTCCTCACGCTTTACTTTGGACCAACCGGCACTCTTGGCAGCAAGATAATCTCCTGTCTTGGTGGCGCCATACTCCTTGTCGCCATGTACACCGGCTACTCCCAAGCCTTGAACCTCTGGCTCTTAGGAATCGTTATGATTGTTTTAACCGGGTTTTTTATAGCCCCGACAGCCATGAGGCAACGGCTCCCTTTATGGACGGCCTATCCCTTTGGAATTCTTTATGTCGTGGTTTTGCTCGGGCATTTCATACTCCTCCGGCAACTGCCCCATGGAATCGCCTTAATCTTTTTCGTCTTAGCGATCACATGGTTAGCTGATACCGGTGGATTTGTCGTAGGTTTAAGTCTTGGACGACATGCCCTGGCGCCAGCCCTGAGTCCTAAAAAAACGATTGAAGGTTTGATCGGAGGGGTACTTTTTTCTTTGCTGGGAGGCCTTATCAGCCACTTTTGGTTTCTCCCCTTTTTCTCGTTGGGGGAATGCGCTATTCTCGGCATGGGTATGGCCATAATCGGAGCGCTTGGGGATCTTGCAGAATCCGCGATCAAACGTAGCGTGAGTGTCAAGGATTCAGGCACAATCATTCCAGGACATGGGGGAGTGTTGGATCGTGTGGACAGTCTGCTCTTTACCGGACCGGCCTTTTACTACTATGCCCTATTCACGGGCCCAACCTAA
- a CDS encoding TldD/PmbA family protein — MPLTHGDRFPELAATVLKRAKALGATEADLLVAEGDSVSVQVRMSEVDRLSKAREKVLGIRVFFGKRSASSSTSDFSKVSLDRLVSDTCSLAKAVVEDETSGLPAPDQMVVDIPDMDMKDDRQLAVDEEIDLAKRTEQSAFSADPRITNSEGAECSAGYGSILLANSHGFVGSYASSSYSLSVSPIALDSQNGGMQRDYWYSVKRKFHELDSPESVGQEAARRTVRRLGSRAITTQEVPVIFDPETAKGLLGHISSAVSGYSLYKGASFLLGQLGKSIASDMVTVVDDGRLAGGLGSRPFDGEGLPTRKTLVIDRGVLSSYLLDTYSGRKLGMASTGNASRSVGENPTVGATNLFLSPGSYSPDEILKSMKRGLYVTDLIGFGVNLVTGDYSRGAVGFWVENGELTHPVEEVTIAGNLQQILKDIEMVGNDLEFRGRVASPTVKIRKMMVAGH, encoded by the coding sequence TTGCCCCTTACACATGGTGACCGTTTCCCCGAGTTGGCCGCCACGGTTCTCAAACGAGCCAAGGCTTTAGGGGCGACGGAGGCGGATCTTCTTGTAGCGGAAGGCGATTCAGTCTCTGTGCAGGTGCGGATGTCAGAGGTGGATCGGCTCTCCAAAGCCCGTGAGAAAGTCTTGGGGATTCGGGTGTTTTTTGGCAAGCGGTCAGCCAGTTCTTCTACATCGGATTTTTCCAAAGTCTCGTTGGATCGTTTAGTCAGTGACACATGTAGTTTGGCCAAAGCTGTGGTTGAAGATGAGACTTCAGGACTGCCAGCGCCGGATCAAATGGTGGTCGATATCCCTGACATGGATATGAAAGATGATCGGCAATTGGCGGTTGATGAGGAAATAGACCTGGCCAAGCGAACCGAACAATCCGCATTTTCCGCAGATCCCCGCATCACCAATTCTGAAGGGGCCGAGTGTTCGGCTGGCTATGGATCGATCCTGTTGGCGAATTCCCATGGGTTTGTTGGGTCGTACGCCAGTTCTTCCTATTCACTCTCCGTGTCGCCCATCGCGTTGGACAGCCAAAATGGCGGTATGCAGCGGGACTATTGGTACTCCGTGAAGCGTAAATTTCATGAATTGGATAGCCCGGAATCGGTTGGACAGGAGGCCGCTCGCCGAACCGTGAGGCGCCTGGGCAGTCGGGCCATTACGACACAAGAAGTTCCCGTGATCTTCGATCCGGAAACGGCCAAAGGCCTCCTTGGGCATATTTCCTCAGCGGTATCCGGGTACTCCTTGTATAAGGGGGCCTCGTTTCTGTTGGGACAACTCGGAAAATCTATTGCCTCAGATATGGTGACAGTGGTTGATGATGGTCGATTAGCCGGAGGGCTGGGGTCTCGACCATTTGATGGTGAGGGGTTGCCCACGAGAAAAACTTTAGTGATCGATAGAGGCGTGCTGTCGAGTTATCTGTTAGACACGTATTCAGGACGAAAATTGGGAATGGCATCCACGGGCAATGCATCAAGATCGGTGGGGGAAAATCCGACAGTGGGTGCCACGAATTTATTTCTCTCGCCAGGCTCCTATTCACCAGATGAAATTCTCAAGTCAATGAAGCGAGGGTTGTACGTCACGGATCTGATTGGATTTGGCGTTAACCTTGTCACGGGAGACTATTCACGGGGAGCGGTGGGATTTTGGGTTGAAAATGGAGAGCTAACCCATCCGGTGGAAGAAGTCACTATTGCCGGGAATTTACAACAGATCCTGAAGGATATTGAAATGGTCGGGAATGATTTAGAATTTCGGGGCCGGGTGGCCAGTCCTACGGTTAAAATTCGCAAGATGATGGTTGCCGGTCATTAG
- the hpnD gene encoding presqualene diphosphate synthase HpnD, whose amino-acid sequence MKPMTPIEAQTFCTKYTKESGSNFYYSFLFLPQQRREAMYTIYAFCKMVDSAVDEPAPGSHPIEEVRKWRQEVTATYHGHPTQPVTLSLAAHLQTFDIPETLLQELISGVEMDLTTNRFATFADLYQYCYRVASVVGLICLKIFQTKSPAAEDYAVNLGLAFQLTNILRDLKGDAEQNRIYLPLEDLQRFGYSEHALLHQQRSPALVELLKFECERARTYYRQAQEILQTLPPSDQKSLVVSEIMRGVYSRILKQLEDPHYEVFGPRVRVAPLQRLGIAAHIWIRSFLSHNIAPSV is encoded by the coding sequence ATGAAGCCCATGACTCCTATTGAAGCACAGACGTTCTGCACCAAATATACAAAAGAAAGTGGCAGCAACTTCTACTACTCTTTTTTGTTCCTGCCACAGCAACGGCGGGAAGCCATGTACACCATTTATGCCTTTTGCAAAATGGTGGATAGCGCCGTTGATGAACCGGCCCCGGGAAGCCATCCCATCGAAGAAGTCCGCAAATGGCGACAAGAGGTGACGGCCACCTATCATGGCCATCCGACCCAACCGGTCACATTGAGCCTCGCCGCCCACTTGCAGACCTTTGACATCCCGGAAACTCTCCTTCAAGAATTAATTTCTGGTGTAGAAATGGATTTGACTACCAATCGGTTTGCGACGTTTGCCGATCTGTATCAATACTGCTACAGGGTCGCTTCAGTGGTTGGACTGATTTGCCTCAAGATTTTCCAAACCAAATCCCCTGCGGCGGAGGACTATGCGGTCAACTTGGGATTAGCATTTCAATTAACGAATATTCTTCGTGATCTCAAGGGGGATGCCGAGCAGAACCGCATCTATCTTCCGCTCGAAGACTTACAGCGTTTTGGTTATTCGGAACATGCTCTTCTGCACCAGCAAAGGTCGCCCGCGCTGGTTGAACTTCTGAAATTTGAATGCGAAAGAGCTCGCACCTATTACCGCCAAGCTCAAGAAATTCTCCAAACCCTTCCCCCCTCCGATCAAAAATCGCTGGTGGTTTCGGAAATCATGCGTGGAGTTTACAGCCGCATTCTCAAACAACTCGAAGACCCGCACTACGAGGTGTTCGGCCCACGGGTTCGAGTCGCCCCCCTCCAACGACTCGGGATTGCCGCTCATATTTGGATTCGGTCTTTTCTTTCCCATAACATTGCTCCATCAGTGTGA